The bacterium HR17 DNA window CACCGGCGCCGCGACGGGACGCCTGACATCGTGGTGCAGTTGCCCAACGATTTGAGGGGGCTGCGGGTGCATGTCCATCGGGGCGGGGCGTGCTTACACTGCGTGGAACCGACACACGATGTGCCCGACAAAGGGGGCAAGGAAGCGTGACGGCGCTCCCTTTCGCCGTCCAAGACCTGACAGAACAGGTGCAAGTGGATGGACAACGGCCAGCAGAAGTGTGGCTGCCCGAGACGGTAGAACAAGTTGCGGAAGCGATGGCTCTCGCTTTTGAGCGCAACTTGGCGGTCATCCCGCTAGGCAACGGGACGAAACGCCACATCGGGTTGCCCCCATCTCGCTACGATGTGGCGCTGTGCCTGCGGAAGTTGTGCGGGTTCGTGGAGTATGCGCCCGACGATTTGGTCGTCATCGTCAAGGCGGGCACGACTTTGGCGGAGTTGCAACAAGCCTTGCGTGAACGCGGGCAGTTTTTACCCCTTGACCCGCCCTTTCCTGAACGCACCACGGTGGGCGGCGTCGTGGCGACAGCGATGACAGGACCATGCCGTTGCCTGTATGGCGCCGTGCGCGAACACCTTTTGGGCATCAAGGTTGTGCAACCTGACGGCAAGGTCACCCGCTTTGGCGGCAAAGTCGTCAAAAATGTCGCAGGCTACGATGTGACGAAATTGTATGTCGGCTCGTTTGGGACATTAGGCGTTATCGTGGAAGCCAATTTCAAGGTGCGTCCGTTGCCCGAAACGCAAGCGACTTTGCCTCTGTGGGCGGATGACACCGACGCTGTTGAACGCTTCTTGAGCGCGTTGGTGCTCAGTGATGTCACACCTGCTTGCGCTGAATTGCTGAACGCGACTGCGTTGGAGCAAACAGGTATCGGAGCGCTGCTGGTGCCAAAAGGGCGTTATTGTTTGCTGCTGGGCTTTGACGGTTTCCGCGAAGAAGTGGCATGGTGGCTGGGTGAAGCGCAGCGATTGGCGGCGACGGCGGGTTTGGCGGTCGCTGACACCCTTGAAGGGGAAACGGAAAAAGCGCTGCGGGCGCAGGTGCGTGACGCCCACGCAGGCGAAGGGGCAACTTGGGTGTTGCGGGTAATTTTGCCGTCGTCGGAAGTGTGTGGCTTCACAGAAAAGGTGCAACGCGTGTTGGGTGAACGCAGCGGCGTGTTGGCGCACAGCCTTAACGGTGTCTTGCGGGTGCTAGTGCATGAACCGTTCAACGAAGAAATGGCGGACGCCGTCACCGCGTTGCTGCAACACGCCGTTAAACAGGGCGGCAACTTGGTCGTGGAGAAGGTGCCAACGGAATGGAAAAAGCGTCTACCCGTTTGGGGGCAACTGCCGTCGGCGTGGCAGTTGATGCAGCGCTTGAAGGCAGCGTTAGACCCCAAAGGCATCCTGGCGCCAGGGCGCGTCGTGTAAAAACAATCGCTTCGGGCGAACCCTGACGGGCACGAAAAAGTTGGCGTAAAGGGACGGTGGAACGCGTGACAGAAGCAAACAAAGGTGCGGCACCACGGACGGATGACACAGGAGTGCGCCAGCGTCCTGCGTTGGTGCTGGATGACGCGACTTTTGAGTTGCTGATGGACTGTGTGCATTGCGGGTTTTGTCTGCCGACTTGCCCGACTTTCGCGCTGACGGGCGATGAAACGGATTCGCCGCGCGGTCGGCTTTACTATTTGCGTCTGCTGGCGGAAGGACGCATTGACGCCGATGAGACGGTGCTGGTGCATCTTGACCGTTGCTTGGATTGTCGGGCGTGCGAAACGGCATGCCCGTCGGGTGTGCAGTATGGTTTGCTGATTGAACTGGCACGGGCGCAACTGGCGCGGCAGGGCAAAGGTCCGCTGCGCCGTTCGGGGTTGAACGCGTGGCTCATCCGCCACATTTTTCCCTACCCATCGCGCATCGCGGCACTGCTTGCACCGTTGCGGGCAGCGCAAGCGATGGGCGTGATAAAGTGGCTGGACAAAATCCCCAAGTTAGGGCGGATGGCCCAAATGGTGCCGCCGTTACCCGCACCGCAACAGTTACCGGCAATCGTGCCCGCCAAAGGCGTCCGCCAATTGCGGGTCGGGTTGCTGACGGGTTGTATCGCGTCGGTCGTGTTCAGCCCGACGAACCGCGCGGCAGCAGAAGTGTTGGCGGCAGCAGGGTGCGAGGTCGTCGTTCCGCCGCAGCAACCGTGTTGCGGTTCGCTGTTGGCGCACACGGGTCAACCCGAAGCGGCACGACACTTTGCCCGCCAACTCATCGCGACCTTTGAGCGCTACGAGCCACTGGACGCGATTGTCGTCACGGCAGCGGGTTGTGGGACGACGATGAAGGCGTATGGGCACTTGTTGCACGATGACCCTGAATTTGCTGAGCGGG harbors:
- the lutA gene encoding Lactate utilization protein A codes for the protein MTEANKGAAPRTDDTGVRQRPALVLDDATFELLMDCVHCGFCLPTCPTFALTGDETDSPRGRLYYLRLLAEGRIDADETVLVHLDRCLDCRACETACPSGVQYGLLIELARAQLARQGKGPLRRSGLNAWLIRHIFPYPSRIAALLAPLRAAQAMGVIKWLDKIPKLGRMAQMVPPLPAPQQLPAIVPAKGVRQLRVGLLTGCIASVVFSPTNRAAAEVLAAAGCEVVVPPQQPCCGSLLAHTGQPEAARHFARQLIATFERYEPLDAIVVTAAGCGTTMKAYGHLLHDDPEFAERAHRFAVKVRDFSELLDGLAFQMPLKPLRWRVTYHDPCHMAHGQKIREQPRRLLQRVPEVELVELPEADWCCGSAGVYNLLQPEFADALLERKMTNIRATGAEVVVTANPGCLMQLWYGAQRYKVPVRVMHLADFLRLALV
- a CDS encoding putative FAD-linked oxidoreductase; protein product: MTALPFAVQDLTEQVQVDGQRPAEVWLPETVEQVAEAMALAFERNLAVIPLGNGTKRHIGLPPSRYDVALCLRKLCGFVEYAPDDLVVIVKAGTTLAELQQALRERGQFLPLDPPFPERTTVGGVVATAMTGPCRCLYGAVREHLLGIKVVQPDGKVTRFGGKVVKNVAGYDVTKLYVGSFGTLGVIVEANFKVRPLPETQATLPLWADDTDAVERFLSALVLSDVTPACAELLNATALEQTGIGALLVPKGRYCLLLGFDGFREEVAWWLGEAQRLAATAGLAVADTLEGETEKALRAQVRDAHAGEGATWVLRVILPSSEVCGFTEKVQRVLGERSGVLAHSLNGVLRVLVHEPFNEEMADAVTALLQHAVKQGGNLVVEKVPTEWKKRLPVWGQLPSAWQLMQRLKAALDPKGILAPGRVV